A genomic segment from Nicotiana tabacum cultivar K326 chromosome 9, ASM71507v2, whole genome shotgun sequence encodes:
- the LOC142163788 gene encoding uncharacterized protein LOC142163788, whose product MDNRDKMWMGLRRNVVEDHLIVNGFVHGYNKWIFHGEGFSSRKTACPSSNEEGSDIYDDIDGLLHDTFRNVEDDLGHKRVRDGPSEDANRFFKLLEEGKEELYPGCENFSKLDFTIRLYLFKCIYGMSNVAFTDLLELLKEAFPWKNVFNVLTNKKTKTSAKVLRYFPLKPWLQRIFMCPEIAVAMKWHAIERLNDGNIRHPADSDAWKEFDSLHPEFSSDPRNTFLPPEHPFRRDKKSFDGKEDHRLAHTPLSDTEVLEELREFKNVFGKGQKKRSRDNKCPWKKRSIFFELPYWETNKLRHNLDLMHNEKNICDSILGTLLEIDEK is encoded by the exons ATGGATAACAGAGATAAAATGTGGATGGGCCTTCGAAG AAATGTGGTGGAAGACCACTTGATTGTTAATGGTTTTGTTCATGGATACAACAAATGGATTTTCCACGGGGAAGGATTTTCCTCGAGAAAGACTGCATGTCCAAGCAGTAATGAAGAAGGTTCTGACATATATGACGATATTGATGGATTACTTCATGATACATTTCGAAATGTCGAGGATGATTTGGGACATAAAAGAGTAAGGGATGGACCATCGGAAGATGCAAACAGATTCTTTAAATTActagaagaaggaaaagaagaattaTATCCAGGGtgtgagaatttctccaaattagATTTTACGATTCGGTTGTACTTGTTTAAATGCATTTATGGGATGAGTAATGTGGCATTCACAGACTtgttggagttgttaaaagagGCATTTCC ATGGAAGAATGTTTTTAATGTCTTGACTAATAAAAAGACCAAAACCTCTGCAAAGGTTTTAAGGTACTTTCCATTAAAGCCTTGGCTACAGAGGATATTCATGTGTCCCGAAATAGCTGTAGCTATGAAATGGCATGCTATTGAACGACTGAATGATGGAAATATAAGACATCCTGCTGATAGTGATGCTTGGAAGGAATTCGACTCCTTGCACCCTGAATTCTCTAGCGACCCTCGCAAT ACATTTTTGCCTCCTGAACATCCATTTCGAAGAGATAAGAAATCATTTGATGGTAAGGAGGATCATAGACTTGCACATACTCCTTTGTCGGATACAGAAGTCCTCGAAGAGTTGCGTGAATTCAAGAATGTCTTTGGAAAGGGCCAAAAGAAAAGGTCTCGGGATAACAAGTGTCCATGGAAGAAAAGATCCATCTTCTTTGAACTACCGTACTGGGAAACTAACAAATTGAGGCACAATCTTGATCTGATGCACAATGAGAAGAATATATGCGATAGTATTCTTGGGACATTATTGGAGATAGATGAAAAGTGA